In Cryptomeria japonica chromosome 5, Sugi_1.0, whole genome shotgun sequence, the genomic window TTTGAGAGAGGATAGAAACGTAGGCATAAACAATGGAGATGAACATGATGTGGGTCATTGAtaaaaagatgatgaagaagatgagctTAAAGAGCAAGATGATGATTGTGAACGCAGTCCTAGCACTAGCTATGTTAATACCACTATTAGTTCATCAATTCGAAGTGGGCATGCTTTGGCTCCAGAATCTTCTACATATAATGACATAAGCAGTGGAGATGATCAAGAGACAGATCCACAGAGGCAAGATCATCAACAAGAaaaggatgatgatgaagaagaagaagatacacTAATTTATAAATTAGTGGTACTTCAGCTGATGTTTAGAATAGGGATACTTGGGCTACTGAGTCACCAACAAATAGACATATTAGTGGTAGTTCATCAGATGTTGGGATTAGTTTTACTGAGTCACCAAGAAATAGACATAAATAGTGCAGATGATCAAGAAGTATATGAGCAGAGAGAAGACCGTCAACAAGAAGATGACGATGTacaagatgaagaaggaaaagatggtgaaGAAGATGAGGGGGAAGAAACAGATACCCGAACAGAAGAGGATGAGCAAGAAACTGATGGCAATGGAGGTAACCCCAGCAATAGCGACCTAGACATCACTGGCAGTTCATCTGATGATATTATGACAGAGGATTCTTTGTCTTCTGACTCGTCAATAAATGAAAGCCTAAGCAATGCAGATGAAGAGGATGAGCCAGAAAATGATAGCAATGAAGCTTACCCCAGCGATAGCGATGTAGACATCACTGGCAGTTCATCTGATGATATTCTGAGAGAGGATTCTTTGCCTTCTGACTTCTCAATGAATGAAAGCCTAAGCAATGGAGATGAACAAGAAAGAGATCACCGAGGAGAAGATGTAtgtcaagaagaagaagatgatgcagAATATAATGGTGGAAAACAAGATGACGAAGGTGGAAGAGGAGGAGCAGAAAATGAAGATTCAGAAAATGAGCAAGAAGATGGGTTTGATAGTAAAGAAGAAGATGATAAGGAAGGTAAGCAAGAATATGATTATAGCAGTGATGATGACGGAGGAAATACAGAAGAAACACAAATGGATACAGAAGATGCTATTGCAGAGGGAGGTAAGGATGAGAAAGCAAGCGAGGCAGGGGAAGTAGGAAAAGTTGAATCAGAGATAAATTTAAAGAGGGCAAGAAGTTTAGGGGGAAAACAAGATCTGAATTATATATTGAACTCAGAAAGGCAGAGAACATATGAAGAAAAGGCTGACCAGGCACCGAATGGAGACCAATAAAGACGCAGAAGATAACGGTGAAAAAGAGGATGATAATGATGataaaaatgaagatgaagaataaataaaaaagaagCCCTCAAACCAATCgcttaaagaaatggaaatttTATGAGGCTATGGTTGTTTACATGCTTAGAAACACAGACGCTTAATAGTTTTGTTTTTTTCCAGTTTACCATGTAACTCTTGACCAATGCATGATGGGGTACGCTGTGTGTCTCAATTATTGTTAAAAATTTCCACGCTATTAGTATTGTTGTAATTTATCCTATCAGCATGAAATTTTAAAAGGATacatttctttgttattttaatagttttacaaaaatttattttatctaTAGCATGAAATTTTTTGTAAAGAGACCAAATTTCAGTGTAGTTATTTTGTTGGAAATGTCACTAAATTATGtaaattaataaaagaattgaatttctttaaattcttttacATTTGAGTAGTGAAGTTCTTTTCATATACCTTGCATGTTGATTATTTGAGAaacttataaataattaataataaaatatctaatttgaataaattattgaaataatatattaaatttctaTGTGAAATGTACGGAATTGATGTGTTCATTCCTATTTCTCACATCACTTTCATTTGAATCTTGCATCTGTATTACAATCGACTGAGTTAAAATTCATCATATAATATTGTGAGACGAtgttttttaaatttattctagAAACGACACCCCAAATAAACAACACATTAATTATAATATGTCAAAAGGAGgaggatgatgaagaagaagtagaTAGGTATGATGCAGAAGAGAAAAATGCTGAAGAAAAAGATACAGTAATTTATATATTAGTGGTAATTCATCTGATGTTGGGAATAAGGATACTTGGGCTACTGAGTCACCAACAAACAGACATATTAGTGGTAGTTCATTAGATGTTGAGATGATCAAGAAGTATTAGTGGTAGTTCATATATATTAGCGCTACTGAGTCACCAACAAATAGACATATTAGTGGTAGTTCATATATATTAGCACTATTGAGTCACCAACGAATAGACATAAATAGTGGAGATTATCAAGAAGTATATGAACAGAGAGAAGACCATCAACAAGAAGATGATGAtttgcaagttgaagaagaaaaataTGATGCAGAAGATGAAGAGGCAGTCACTCAAACAAAAGAAGATGATGAGCAAGAAAATGATAGCAATCAAGCTAAAACCAGCTAGAGCAGTGTAGATATCACTGGAAGTTCATCTCATCATATTATGAGAGAGGATTCTATGCCTTGTGGCTTCTCAAGAAGTCAAAACCTAAATAATGAAGATGAACAAAAAGGAGATTAGCGAGGAGAAGATCTATATAAGTTGTTTCTATTGTTGGGCATGCCAATTATGTTTATAAAAAGAAGTCTATCAGATccaaaacaaagaagaaaaggcattacaaatcaagttaaattaattagAGTCACCATCCGAACAATAAGGGAGATCGTGCATTTCAAAAGGATCATAGAAAATTAGAAGTCTAGCAGCCCAAGAAAATGTGATTCCACTCTTTAACAAAGAAAGATGACTTACAATATTTAATATCACATGGAAACTGATCGTTGTTTATCTGTCAACGAAAGGTAAATCACCTCAGTAAGAAACTGATCGTTGTTTATctgtcaaagttataaaaagatTTGATAAAGCAAAAGTTTAAAGATTGTAGCTATGTCACGATTCAAAAGAGTTTTTATGCCGCCAAAATTATTGTCACTAAGAAGGAAAGACATATAGATTGAATCATAGCGAAGTCTATAAGCATCAATATCAAGTAAATTTAATTGTATGTGGATCATAAATATGTGAATGGGAAATATTATTAAAAGAGTAAAACTAATTGTTTGAtagagagatttaaaaaaaaattgatgaaagtTAGAAAGTGTAATGTAAAACTTGAAAAAAACAAAGAAATTAGGACAAAAAAATTTATGAATATGTATTGGAAAATGACATTCTTAATAAAGAACTTGGGAAAGttaaaaagaaatatgaagaacttggaataaaattgaaattatttcataagTTAAAAAAAGCAAGATTTGAAAGAAGAGTTGAAGAGTTTCGTAAAAGAAATTTTTTCAAAGAATGATGAAATGTCAAAGTTGAAATGATATAATAGTCTTATAGATTGATTATTTGCAACATGCATAAAGGACAATAAATGTCGAAGGTCTAAGTCTTTAATTTGTAATGTTTAATGTGATACAAATAATTTGTGTGCTATAATAATAAATCTGTAAATAAAGAATGTAAAAATAGAGATAATGTGTTGTAATCTATAAATATTACTTGTTGTGATAATAAGAACAAAAGATACATATTCTAAAAGGAATTTCAGTTTTAAGATGATGCAAAAAATAGAATATGGAGGAAAATGTTTGGGAAAGTATGGACAAGGTATTATAGAGCCTATTAAATTAAGAGTGAGTCCAAAGAATGAAGTTCTTAGATATAGAAAAGTAAACGATGTTGCAATTGAT contains:
- the LOC131876036 gene encoding uncharacterized protein LOC131876036, with the protein product MLGLVLLSHQEIDINSADDQEVYEQREDRQQEDDDVQDEEGKDGEEDEGEETDTRTEEDEQETDGNGGNPSNSDLDITGSSSDDIMTEDSLSSDSSINESLSNADEEDEPENDSNEAYPSDSDVDITGSSSDDILREDSLPSDFSMNESLSNGDEQERDHRGEDVCQEEEDDAEYNGGKQDDEGGRGGAENEDSENEQEDGFDSKEEDDKEGKQEYDYSSDDDGGNTEETQMDTEDAIAEGGKDEKASEAGEVGKVESEINLKRARSLGGKQDLNYILNSERQRTYEEKADQAPNGDQ